From the genome of Magnetococcales bacterium, one region includes:
- a CDS encoding GNAT family N-acetyltransferase: MNHPVSTQDSQWTTHYAKMVTSATEAVRRIKPGQRVFLATGAGIPRALVRAMILEQSRLADIEIVLVFVAGEAPFAVKELADTFTLNTFFVADNVRGMVQSGLADYTPILMSDIPRLFSSGQMPLDVAMIQVTPPDMEGEVNLGIAVDVIRCATENAGLVMAQVNPSMPRTLGDSNLSIWDLDLLIPEEEPLHELILPAPDETIERIGRHIAALVPDGATIQMGLGRVAQLTIKYLTGKKNLYIHTEMISDTVLDLIAAGAITPQDKTTDAGPVVTSFAMGSRKLYDAVHDSPLFSFRRTEYVNDVRTIARQQRMVAINGALQVDLTGQVCVDSLGSQFYSGMGGILDFNSGASTAAEGRSIIALPSTARKGKQTRIVSRLTPGAGVALNRGVVHYVVSEYGVAYLFGKTIQERALALIGIAHPDYRLRLLKRAVKLGYVRPEIGDVDGQTLVGGRELRTSMLLDNGQLITFRSSRPTDWKAVKKMLYSLSEGTVYRRFMSHVKRFPFNRLKNFTFIDQRRDVVVVGVIADGQDEWVVAIGGYNVENGAANRAEAAFLVRDEWQGQGIGTFMMRHLANMARNVGLAGLTAETLMDNRPMQAVLEKCGFAIHTRIDGQTVHFDIDF, from the coding sequence ATGAACCATCCCGTGTCCACCCAGGATTCCCAATGGACCACGCACTACGCCAAGATGGTCACCAGCGCCACCGAGGCGGTACGCCGGATCAAACCAGGCCAACGGGTCTTTCTGGCCACCGGCGCCGGAATACCCCGGGCCTTGGTGCGCGCCATGATCCTGGAACAGTCCAGACTCGCCGACATCGAGATTGTCCTGGTGTTCGTGGCCGGTGAAGCCCCCTTCGCGGTCAAGGAGCTGGCCGACACCTTCACCCTGAACACCTTCTTTGTCGCCGACAATGTGCGGGGCATGGTGCAATCCGGACTGGCGGACTACACCCCGATTCTCATGTCGGACATTCCCCGGCTTTTTTCCAGCGGACAGATGCCCCTGGACGTAGCCATGATCCAGGTCACCCCCCCGGATATGGAAGGGGAGGTCAATCTGGGAATCGCCGTGGATGTGATCCGTTGTGCCACGGAAAACGCCGGACTGGTCATGGCCCAGGTCAATCCATCCATGCCCAGAACCTTGGGGGATTCCAACCTGTCGATTTGGGATCTGGATCTGCTGATCCCGGAAGAAGAACCCCTGCACGAACTCATTCTCCCTGCCCCGGACGAAACCATCGAACGTATTGGCCGTCACATCGCCGCATTGGTCCCGGATGGGGCCACCATCCAGATGGGACTTGGCCGGGTGGCCCAGTTGACGATCAAATATCTGACCGGGAAAAAGAATCTTTATATTCACACCGAAATGATCTCCGATACGGTCCTGGATCTGATCGCCGCCGGCGCCATCACTCCCCAGGACAAAACCACCGACGCCGGCCCGGTGGTCACCAGTTTCGCCATGGGCAGTCGCAAACTCTACGACGCGGTGCATGACTCACCCCTCTTTTCATTTCGCCGCACCGAATATGTCAACGATGTGCGCACCATCGCCCGGCAACAACGGATGGTGGCCATCAATGGCGCGCTTCAGGTGGATCTCACCGGTCAGGTGTGCGTGGACTCCCTGGGATCGCAATTTTATTCCGGCATGGGGGGAATTCTCGATTTCAACAGCGGCGCCTCCACGGCGGCGGAAGGACGTTCCATCATCGCGCTGCCCTCCACGGCCCGCAAAGGCAAACAGACCCGCATCGTCTCCCGTTTGACTCCAGGCGCCGGGGTGGCCTTGAACCGGGGTGTGGTTCACTACGTAGTGAGCGAATATGGCGTGGCCTATCTGTTCGGCAAGACCATTCAGGAGCGGGCCCTGGCCCTGATCGGCATCGCCCATCCGGACTACCGGTTGCGACTGCTCAAACGGGCGGTCAAACTGGGTTACGTGCGCCCGGAAATCGGCGACGTGGATGGCCAAACCCTGGTGGGTGGACGGGAACTGCGTACCTCGATGCTGTTGGACAATGGCCAGTTGATCACCTTCCGCTCCTCCCGTCCCACGGACTGGAAAGCGGTGAAGAAAATGCTCTATTCCCTGTCCGAAGGCACGGTCTATCGCCGCTTCATGAGCCATGTCAAACGGTTTCCCTTCAACCGTCTGAAAAATTTCACCTTCATCGACCAGCGCCGGGACGTGGTGGTGGTGGGAGTGATCGCCGACGGCCAGGATGAATGGGTGGTGGCCATTGGCGGCTACAATGTCGAGAACGGCGCCGCCAACCGGGCCGAAGCGGCCTTTTTGGTACGGGACGAATGGCAAGGACAGGGCATTGGCACCTTCATGATGCGCCATCTGGCCAACATGGCCCGCAATGTCGGTCTGGCCGGACTCACCGCCGAAACCCTCATGGACAACCGCCCCATGCAGGCCGTCCTGGAAAAGTGCGGATTCGCAATCCACACCCGCATCGATGGTCAAACGGTCCATTTCGACATCGACTTCTGA